From one Bos indicus x Bos taurus breed Angus x Brahman F1 hybrid chromosome 7, Bos_hybrid_MaternalHap_v2.0, whole genome shotgun sequence genomic stretch:
- the MADCAM1 gene encoding mucosal addressin cell adhesion molecule 1: MERGRALLLPLLLGLLQPGRGGLLEVDPPESQVAMAVGESRNFTCRMTCADGRAASVVWRGLDTSLGAVQSSAGLSILYVLNASLSAAGTRVCVGSCGDVNLQHRVRLLLFAFPDQLTVSPEAVVPGRDQEVACTAHNVTPPGPDTLSMSLLLGDRELEGVEALPNVTEEPQEGEDSLFQVTQRWLLPTSETSSLRTLHCQVTMRLPGRELTRHRTIPVLQGLTSPEPPSITSSELPTMTPAKPSITASPEPTDTTTPESFVMKPPKPPITTSPELASTYSPASPGPASPGATSSNSSTRPCLPEIHQSSASGALELLCEVPCGPSMAVRWTQAPGGLEAYETWEAGAQAWLSSRSTLWSGCHPEGWFQCRLDPGGHMANLYVVPEICSPTMSAALWTSSLALGLLLLVFLAYHLWKRCQPTSR, encoded by the exons ATGGAACGGGGCCGCGCCCTCCTGCTTCCCCTCCTTCTGGGGCTGCTCCAGCCTGGCCGCG GTGGGCTGCTGGAAGTGGATCCACCTGAGAGCCAGGTGGCGATGGCCGTGGGCGAGTCGCGAAACTTCACCTGCCGCATGACCTGCGCAGACGGCAGGGCGGCCTCGGTGGTGTGGCGGGGCCTGGACACCAGTCTGGGCGCCGTACAGTCCAGCGCGGGCCTCAGCATCCTGTACGTGCTCAACGCCTCGCTGTCTGCGGCGGGGACCCGCGTGTGCGTGGGCTCCTGTGGGGACGTGAACCTCCAGCACCGGGTGCGGCTCCTGCTGTTTG ccttCCCTGACCAGCTGACTGTATCCCCTGAGGCCGTTGTGCCAGGGAGGGACCAGGAGGTGGCCTGCACGGCCCACAATGTCACACCTCCTGGCCCTGACACCCTCTCCATGTCCCTGCTCCTGGGGGATCGGGAACTGGAGGGAGTGGAAGCCCTCCCGAACGTGACTGAGGAGCCCCAGGAAGGCGAGGACTCGCTGTTCCAAGTGACCCAGCGCTGGCTGCTGCCCACCTCAGAGACCTCCAGCCTGCGCACCCTCCACTGCCAGGTGACCATGAGGCTGCCCGGCCGGGAGCTGACCCGCCACCGGACCATTCCAG TCCTGCAGGGCCTGACCTCCCCGGAGCCCCCCAGCATCACCTCCTCAGAGCTGCCCACCATGACCCCTGCAAAGCCCAGCATCACAGCGTCCCCGGAGCCCACTGATACAACCACCCCAGAGTCCTTTGTCATGAAGCCCCCGAAGCCTCCCATCACTACCTCCCCCGAGCTGGCCTCCACCTACAGCCCCGCGAGTCCTGGCCCCGCAAGTCCTGGCGCCACGTCCAGCAACAGCTCCACCAGGCCGTGCCTCCCGGAGATCCACCAGTcgtcagcatcaggggctttagAGCTGCTGTGCGAGGTGCCCTGTGGTCCCAGCATGGCCGTGCGCTGGACCCAGGCCCCTGGCGGGCTGGAGGCCTACGAGACGTGGGAGGCGGGGGCCCAAGCTTGGCTGAGCAGCAGGAGCACGCTGTGGTCCGGGTGCCATCCTGAGGGCTGGTTCCAGTGTCGCCTGGACCCTGGGGGCCACATGGCCAACCTGTATGTGGTCCCGGAAATCT GCTCCCCGACGATGTCAGCTGCCCTGTGGACCAGCAGCTTGGCGCTGGGGCTCCTTCTCCTGGTGTTCCTCGCCTACCACCTGTGGAAACGCTGCCAGCCCACAAGCCGATGA